GTGCGCGACGGCGTCCGGGTGCCCCCCTCGCTGCGCAACGTCTTCAAGGAGCTGGCCGAGGACGTCAACATCGCCCCGCCGAAAAGCGGGAACCTCACCGGGTGGGCGGAGCAGGGGGTGCTGCTGCTCAACGCGGTGCTCACCGTCCGGGCCGGCAAGGCCGCCTCGCACGCGAACAAGGGCTGGGAGACGTTCACCGACGCCACCATCCGCGCGCTCAACGAGCGGAACGAGCGGATCGTCTTCCTGCTCTGGGGCAACTACGCGAAAAAGAAGGCCGGGCTGATCACCAACCCGGTGCACGCGGTGCTGGAGGCCGGGCACCCGAGCCCGATGAACCCGGCCGGGTTCCTCGGCTCGCGGCCGTTCAGCGCGGCGAACAAGGCGCTCGCCGACGGCGGCCGGCCGGTCATCAACTGGGACCCGCGCCCGGCGGCGTAACGGTCGCCGGCGCGAGGCGGGTCGCGGGAGCGGGCGAGCTTCGGGTGGGCGTCCGGGGCCGGGGGATAAGGTTCAGGCGTGCTCGTTCTTGCTCTGGACACCGCGACGCCGGCTTCGACGGCCGCGCTCGTGGAGGTCACCGCGGACGGTTTGTTCGGGGTGGCGGAAAGCCGGACCGTCGACCCCCGCGCGCACGGGGAGAAGCTGGCGCCGGAGATCGCGGCGGTGCTCGCCGAGGCCGGGCTGCGCCCCCGTGACCTGGGCGCCATCGTGGCCGGCCTGGGCCCGGGACCGTTCACCGGTCTGCGGGTGGGGCTGGCCACGGCGGCGAGCATGGGTCAGGCGCTCGGGATCCCGGCCTACGGGGTGTGTTCGCTGGACGCGCTGGGCCGGGCGGCCGGGCCGGGGCGGGTGCTGATCGCCACGGACGCGCGGCGGCGTGAGGTGTATTACGGGACGTATGCTGATGGCGTACGGGAAACCGGTCCTGATGTTGCGAAGCCCGCGGATGTCACGATAAATGCGGACAGGGCGGCGGGTGAGGGCGCGCTGAAATACGGTGACGTCTTCGGGCTGCCGGTGGAGGAGCACCTGCTCTATCCGCCGGGTGCGGCCCTGGTGGCGATCGCGGCCGACCGGATCCGGGCCGGGGCGCCCGGCGAGATCCTCACCCCGCTCTATCTGCGCCGGCCGGACGCCGTCGAACCGGCCGGGCGCAAGCCGGTGCTGACCTGATGCGGATCGAGCGGCTCCGCTGGTGGCACATCGAGGAGATCCTCCCGCTCGAGGAGGACCTCTTCGGCGCGGAGAAGTGGTCGGCCGCGATGTTCTGGAACGAGCTGGCCCAGCGCAACTACTACGTCGTCGCCCTGGACGGCGACGCCGTCGCGGGCTACGCCGGCCTGTCCATCGTGGACAAGGAAGAGTCCTGGGTGCAGAACATCGCGGTCCGGCGCGACGCCCAGCGCCTCGGGATCGGCCGCGCCCTGCTGGAGGACCTGCTCGCCGAGGTCGCGCGGCAGGACGTGCAGCGGACCCTGCTCGAGGTGGCCGTCGACAACCACCCGGCTCAAAAGCTTTACGCCACCTACGATTTCGAGCCGGTCGGCATCCGGCGCGGCTACTACCAACCCAGCAACACGGACGCCCTGGTGATGATGCGAGATGCGTGACGAGCCCCTGGTCCTCGGGATCGAGACCTCCTGCGACGAGACCGGTGTCGGCATCGTGCGCGGGCACACCCTGCTCGCCGACGCGCTGGCGTCCAGTGTGGAGCAGCACGCCCGGTTCGGCGGCGTGGTGCCCGAGGTGGCCAGCCGCGCGCACCTGGAGGCGCTGGTCCCGACCATGCAGCGGGCGCTCGACGACGCCGGCGTCACGCTGGCCGACATCGACGCGATCGCGGTGACCAGCGGTCCCGGCCTGGCCGGTGCGCTGCTGGTCGGGGTGGCCGCGGCCAAGGGCTACGCGCTGGCCGCCGAGAAGCCGATCTACGGGGTGAACCACCTGGCCGCACACGTCGCGGTGGACACCCTGGAGCACGGTCCGCTGCCCGAGCCGGCGGTGGCCATGCTGGTCTCCGGCGGGCACTCGTCGCTGCTGCTGGTCGACGACCTGACCGCGGGCGTCACTCCGCTCGGCGCGACCATCGACGACGCGGCCGGCGAGGCCTTCGACAAGGTGGCCCGGCTGCTCGGGCTGGGCTTCCCGGGCGGCCCGATCATCGACCGCTCGGCGCGCGACGGCGACCCCGGGTCGATCGTGTTCCCGCGCGGCCTGACCGCGCCGAAAGACCAGGCCGCGCACCGGTTCGACTTCTCCTTCTCCGGCCTGAAGACGGCGGTGGCCCGCTGGGTGGAGGCGCGCGAGCGGGCCGGCGAGCCGGTGCCGGTCGCCGACGTCTCGGCCAGCTTCCAGGAGGCGGTCTGCGACGTGCTCACCGCCAAGGCGATCGACGCCTGCCGGACCAGCGGCGTGCGCACGCTGGTGATCGGCGGCGGGGTGGCGGCGAACTCGCGGCTGCGGGTGCTCGCCGAGCAGCGCGCGGCCCAGCACGGCATCACGGTGCGGGTGCCGCGGCCGCAGCTGTGCACCGACAACGGGGCGATGGTGGCGGCGCTCGGCTCGCACCTGGTCGCCGCCGGCGTCGCGCCGAGCCGGCTCGATCTGCCGGCGGATTCCTCGATGAGTTTGACCACGGTCAGCGTGCCGGGGTAGGAAGCCTTCATGATCGCGCGGATGTGGGAGGTGCGGGCCTCGCGCAGCGGCTTCGACGAGCTGCTGAGCTGGGTCTGCGACACGGCGGTGCCCTCGCTGGAGGTGCTGCCACAACATGTGTCGAGTGACGTCTATTCGTCCACGGATCATCGCATCGTCGTCATCACCAAATGGCGAAACACCCCGGAGAGCCTGCCCGCGCCACCGGAGAAGCTGGTAGCACGCGCTCCACACGTCTGGGATTTCACTCCCGTCGATCGCTGAGCGGTCGCAGCCCGGGCATTCCGGCCTTACCGTCGGGAGCCTGATGCGCAGACTGCCCGTGGCCGATCCCGGCCTGCCCGACGCCCGGTCCGCCACCCGATACCTCAGCTGGCTGGTCCGGCGTTCCCGTATGACGATCATCACGGCGATCGCGCTCTCGGTGGCCTGGATGGGCTGTCAGTCGCTGGTTCCCGCGATGGTCGGCAAGGCCATCGACGCCGCCGCGGACAAGAACGGGCAGGCGTTGCTCGCCTGGGGACTGGCACTGTTCGGCATCGGCGTCGTGCAGGCGCTGACGGGTATCACCC
Above is a genomic segment from Actinoplanes ianthinogenes containing:
- the ung gene encoding uracil-DNA glycosylase, yielding MNLTELLPAEWRAELAPFLDEKATAALGEFVAAEYAEHTVYPPVEDLFSAYRLCLPEQTRVLILGQDPYHGAGQAHGLSFSVRDGVRVPPSLRNVFKELAEDVNIAPPKSGNLTGWAEQGVLLLNAVLTVRAGKAASHANKGWETFTDATIRALNERNERIVFLLWGNYAKKKAGLITNPVHAVLEAGHPSPMNPAGFLGSRPFSAANKALADGGRPVINWDPRPAA
- the tsaB gene encoding tRNA (adenosine(37)-N6)-threonylcarbamoyltransferase complex dimerization subunit type 1 TsaB, with translation MLVLALDTATPASTAALVEVTADGLFGVAESRTVDPRAHGEKLAPEIAAVLAEAGLRPRDLGAIVAGLGPGPFTGLRVGLATAASMGQALGIPAYGVCSLDALGRAAGPGRVLIATDARRREVYYGTYADGVRETGPDVAKPADVTINADRAAGEGALKYGDVFGLPVEEHLLYPPGAALVAIAADRIRAGAPGEILTPLYLRRPDAVEPAGRKPVLT
- the rimI gene encoding ribosomal protein S18-alanine N-acetyltransferase — encoded protein: MRIERLRWWHIEEILPLEEDLFGAEKWSAAMFWNELAQRNYYVVALDGDAVAGYAGLSIVDKEESWVQNIAVRRDAQRLGIGRALLEDLLAEVARQDVQRTLLEVAVDNHPAQKLYATYDFEPVGIRRGYYQPSNTDALVMMRDA
- the tsaD gene encoding tRNA (adenosine(37)-N6)-threonylcarbamoyltransferase complex transferase subunit TsaD, which encodes MRDEPLVLGIETSCDETGVGIVRGHTLLADALASSVEQHARFGGVVPEVASRAHLEALVPTMQRALDDAGVTLADIDAIAVTSGPGLAGALLVGVAAAKGYALAAEKPIYGVNHLAAHVAVDTLEHGPLPEPAVAMLVSGGHSSLLLVDDLTAGVTPLGATIDDAAGEAFDKVARLLGLGFPGGPIIDRSARDGDPGSIVFPRGLTAPKDQAAHRFDFSFSGLKTAVARWVEARERAGEPVPVADVSASFQEAVCDVLTAKAIDACRTSGVRTLVIGGGVAANSRLRVLAEQRAAQHGITVRVPRPQLCTDNGAMVAALGSHLVAAGVAPSRLDLPADSSMSLTTVSVPG